One stretch of Amycolatopsis tolypomycina DNA includes these proteins:
- a CDS encoding sirohydrochlorin chelatase, with amino-acid sequence MTPPLVAVAHGSRDPRSAATVRALVDVVRDRAPGVAVHESFLDLSAPLVTDVLRGLYADGHRTAVVVPLLLGSAFHARVDLPALIDSVVADCPGLVVRTSDVLGADPALEAVALDRLAAAPVAGRGVIVSAVGSSNATANAVVASLASRWEERLGVPVSEAFASAAQPDIPAAAAALRARGARHLVVASWFLAPGLLPDRIARLAREADPQAFIAAPLADDPRVADVVVARYATAVSGLLRQYA; translated from the coding sequence GTGACACCGCCGCTGGTCGCCGTCGCGCACGGCAGCCGTGACCCCCGCTCGGCGGCGACCGTGCGGGCACTCGTCGACGTCGTGCGCGACCGGGCACCGGGCGTTGCGGTGCACGAGTCCTTCCTGGATCTGTCGGCCCCGCTGGTCACGGACGTGCTCCGGGGGCTGTACGCCGACGGCCACCGCACAGCGGTCGTCGTGCCGCTGCTGCTGGGCAGCGCGTTCCACGCCCGGGTCGACCTGCCGGCACTGATCGACTCGGTCGTCGCGGACTGCCCGGGTCTCGTCGTGCGGACGTCGGACGTGCTGGGTGCCGACCCCGCGCTGGAGGCGGTCGCCCTGGACCGGCTGGCCGCGGCGCCGGTGGCCGGCCGCGGCGTGATCGTCAGCGCGGTCGGCTCGTCGAACGCCACGGCCAACGCGGTCGTCGCTTCCCTGGCGTCCCGCTGGGAGGAGCGCCTGGGCGTCCCGGTGAGCGAGGCGTTCGCCTCGGCCGCCCAGCCGGACATCCCGGCGGCGGCCGCGGCGTTGCGGGCGCGGGGCGCGCGGCACTTGGTCGTCGCGTCGTGGTTCCTGGCGCCGGGCTTGCTCCCGGACCGGATCGCCCGGCTGGCCCGCGAGGCGGATCCGCAGGCGTTCATCGCGGCGCCACTGGCCGACGACCCGCGCGTGGCCGACGTCGTCGTGGCGCGGTACGCCACCGCGGTCAGCGGACTGCTGCGGCAGTACGCCTGA
- a CDS encoding nitrite/sulfite reductase, protein MATPQTPARPARAKQKRGEGQWALGYREPLNPNERSKKDDHPLNVRARIENIYAHRGFDAIDPGDLRGRFRWFGLYTQRKPGIDGGRTATLEPEELDDRYFMLRVRIDGGALTTGQLTVLGEISQQYARDTADITDRQNIQYHWIRIEDVPTIWAKLENAGMTTMEACGDSPRVILGSPVAGIAAAEVIDGTPAIDEIKRRYIGKPEYANLPRKFKTAISGQPDVAHEIHDVAFVGVDHPEHGPGFDVWVGGGLSTNPMLGQRLGAWIPLAEVPDVWEGVISIFRDYGYRRLRSRARIKFLVKDWGAAKFRQVLQDEYLKRELIDGPPPVDPAVPIDHVGVHPQVDGKFYVGAAPIAGRSSGGTLVAVAKAAERAGSNRVRLTPQQKLVVLDVPEAQVATLSAELAELGLETKPSPWRRGVMACTGLEFCKLAIVETKARAQQLVADLEKSLADIQDGLETPVTVHLNGCPNSCARIQTADIGLKGQIVTDADGNQVEGFQVHLGGGLGLDAGFGRKLRGHKVTSGELTGYVERVVRNYVAGREPGERFPQWAARAEESALQ, encoded by the coding sequence ATGGCCACGCCCCAGACCCCAGCCCGCCCCGCGCGCGCCAAGCAGAAGCGCGGCGAAGGGCAGTGGGCGCTCGGTTACCGGGAGCCGCTGAACCCGAACGAGCGGTCCAAGAAGGACGACCACCCGCTCAACGTGCGGGCACGCATCGAGAACATCTACGCCCACCGCGGGTTCGACGCGATCGACCCGGGCGACCTGCGCGGCCGGTTCCGCTGGTTCGGCCTCTACACCCAGCGCAAGCCGGGGATCGACGGCGGCCGCACGGCGACGCTCGAGCCAGAAGAGCTCGACGACCGCTACTTCATGCTGCGGGTCCGGATCGACGGCGGCGCATTGACCACCGGCCAGCTCACCGTGCTCGGCGAGATCTCGCAGCAGTACGCGCGCGACACCGCCGACATCACCGACCGGCAGAACATCCAGTACCACTGGATCCGGATCGAGGACGTGCCGACGATCTGGGCCAAGCTCGAGAACGCCGGCATGACGACGATGGAGGCCTGCGGCGACAGCCCCCGCGTCATCCTCGGCTCGCCGGTCGCGGGCATCGCCGCGGCCGAGGTGATCGACGGCACCCCGGCGATCGACGAGATCAAGCGCCGCTACATCGGCAAGCCCGAGTACGCCAACCTGCCGCGCAAGTTCAAGACCGCGATCTCCGGCCAGCCCGACGTCGCCCACGAGATCCACGACGTCGCCTTCGTCGGCGTCGACCACCCGGAGCACGGGCCCGGCTTCGACGTCTGGGTCGGCGGCGGCCTGTCCACCAACCCGATGCTCGGGCAGCGCCTCGGCGCCTGGATCCCCCTGGCCGAGGTCCCGGACGTCTGGGAAGGCGTCATCTCGATCTTCCGCGACTACGGCTACCGGCGGCTGCGCTCGCGGGCCCGTATCAAGTTCCTGGTCAAGGACTGGGGCGCGGCGAAGTTCCGCCAGGTGCTGCAGGACGAGTACCTCAAGCGCGAGCTGATCGACGGCCCGCCGCCGGTCGACCCGGCCGTCCCGATCGACCACGTCGGCGTGCACCCGCAGGTCGACGGCAAGTTCTACGTCGGCGCCGCGCCGATCGCCGGCCGCTCCTCCGGCGGCACGCTCGTGGCCGTCGCCAAGGCCGCCGAGCGGGCCGGGTCGAACCGCGTTCGGCTCACCCCGCAGCAGAAGCTCGTCGTGCTCGACGTTCCCGAAGCCCAGGTCGCCACGCTGTCGGCCGAGCTGGCCGAGCTGGGGCTGGAGACGAAGCCCTCGCCGTGGCGGCGCGGCGTGATGGCCTGCACCGGGCTGGAGTTCTGCAAGCTCGCCATCGTCGAGACGAAGGCCCGCGCGCAGCAGCTCGTCGCGGACCTCGAGAAGTCCCTCGCCGACATCCAGGACGGCCTCGAGACGCCGGTCACCGTGCACCTCAACGGCTGCCCGAACTCCTGCGCGCGGATCCAGACCGCGGACATCGGCCTCAAGGGCCAGATCGTCACCGACGCCGACGGCAACCAGGTCGAAGGCTTCCAGGTGCACCTGGGCGGCGGGCTCGGCCTCGACGCCGGGTTCGGCCGGAAGCTGCGCGGCCACAAGGTGACGTCCGGCGAGCTGACCGGGTACGTCGAGCGGGTCGTGCGCAACTACGTCGCCGGGCGCGAACCGGGCGAGCGGTTCCCGCAGTGGGCCGCCCGTGCCGAGGAAAGCGCCCTCCAGTGA
- the cysD gene encoding sulfate adenylyltransferase subunit CysD, whose amino-acid sequence MTTLEPATDAAQDNLAALESEAIHIFREVAGEFDRPVILFSGGKDSTLLLHLAIKAFWPAPVPFPLLHVDTGHNFDEVIEFRDRVVERHGLRLVVAKVQDWIDDGRLEERADGMRNPLQTTPLLDTIAENKFDAVFGGGRRDEERARAKERIFSLRNAFGQWEPRRQRPELWNLYNGRHRPGEQVRVFPLSNWTEADVWNYIAREKVELPSIYYAHQREVYLRDGMLLAEGPWGGPRPGEEVRELTVRYRTVGDGSCTGAIESTAATVEDVIAEVSASRLTERGATRADDRMSEAAMEDRKREGYF is encoded by the coding sequence ATGACGACCTTGGAGCCCGCGACCGATGCGGCACAAGACAACCTCGCGGCACTGGAGTCCGAGGCCATCCACATCTTCCGGGAGGTGGCGGGCGAGTTCGACCGGCCGGTGATCCTGTTCTCCGGCGGCAAGGACTCGACGCTGCTGCTGCACCTGGCGATCAAGGCGTTCTGGCCGGCGCCGGTGCCGTTCCCGCTGCTGCACGTGGACACCGGGCACAACTTCGACGAGGTCATCGAGTTCCGCGACCGCGTCGTCGAACGCCACGGCCTGCGCCTGGTCGTCGCGAAGGTACAGGACTGGATCGACGACGGCCGTCTGGAAGAGCGCGCGGACGGGATGCGCAACCCGCTGCAGACCACGCCGCTGCTCGACACGATCGCGGAGAACAAGTTCGACGCCGTGTTCGGCGGCGGCCGCCGGGACGAGGAACGCGCCCGCGCGAAGGAGCGCATCTTCAGCCTCCGCAACGCCTTCGGCCAGTGGGAGCCGCGGCGCCAGCGCCCCGAGCTGTGGAACCTCTACAACGGCAGGCACCGCCCGGGCGAGCAGGTCCGCGTCTTCCCGCTGTCCAACTGGACCGAGGCCGACGTCTGGAACTACATCGCCCGCGAGAAGGTCGAGCTGCCCTCGATCTACTACGCGCACCAGCGCGAGGTCTACCTGCGCGACGGGATGCTGCTGGCCGAGGGCCCGTGGGGCGGTCCGCGGCCGGGCGAAGAGGTCCGTGAGCTGACCGTGCGCTACCGGACCGTCGGCGACGGCTCGTGCACCGGCGCGATCGAATCCACCGCGGCCACCGTCGAAGACGTCATCGCCGAGGTGTCGGCCTCGCGGCTCACCGAGCGCGGCGCGACCAGGGCCGACGACCGGATGTCCGAAGCGGCCATGGAAGACCGCAAGCGTGAGGGGTACTTCTGA
- a CDS encoding NADP-dependent oxidoreductase, with protein sequence MARAIRFDEYGDVEVLRVEDVPRPVPGPGQVLVEVRAAGINPGEASIRKGLLHSRFPATFPSGQGSDFAGVVASLGEGVSDVAVGDEVIGFVDTRSSHAEFVVAEAANLTPRPDGVPWEVAGSLFVAGTTAYAAVGAVCPREGETVVVSGAAGGVGALAVQLARLAGATVIGLAGEANHEWLRELGVIPVAYGEGVLDRIREAAPSGVHAFVDTFGSGYVELALHLGIHPGRINTIIDFAAAEKYNVKTDGNAAAASADVLRELGLLLDKGLLTLPIARVYPLAEVRDAYRELERRHTRGKIVLRP encoded by the coding sequence ATGGCGCGCGCGATCAGGTTCGACGAGTACGGCGACGTGGAGGTTCTCCGGGTCGAGGACGTCCCGCGGCCGGTCCCGGGACCGGGTCAGGTGCTCGTCGAGGTGCGGGCCGCCGGGATCAACCCGGGCGAGGCGAGCATCCGGAAGGGGCTGCTGCATTCGCGGTTCCCGGCGACGTTCCCCTCGGGGCAGGGCAGTGACTTCGCGGGGGTTGTCGCTTCGCTCGGCGAAGGCGTCTCGGACGTCGCTGTCGGCGACGAGGTCATCGGGTTCGTCGACACGCGGTCGAGTCACGCGGAGTTCGTCGTCGCGGAGGCGGCGAACCTCACGCCGCGGCCCGACGGGGTCCCGTGGGAGGTGGCCGGCTCCCTGTTCGTCGCCGGCACCACCGCGTACGCCGCGGTGGGCGCGGTGTGCCCGCGGGAAGGCGAGACCGTCGTCGTCTCGGGCGCGGCGGGCGGCGTGGGCGCGCTCGCGGTGCAGCTGGCCCGCCTCGCCGGCGCCACCGTGATCGGCCTGGCCGGCGAGGCGAACCACGAGTGGCTGCGCGAGCTCGGCGTCATCCCGGTCGCCTACGGCGAGGGCGTGCTCGACCGGATCCGCGAAGCCGCGCCGTCCGGCGTGCACGCGTTCGTCGACACCTTCGGCTCGGGGTACGTGGAACTGGCGCTGCACCTGGGGATCCACCCCGGGCGGATCAACACGATCATCGACTTCGCGGCGGCCGAGAAGTACAACGTGAAGACCGACGGCAACGCGGCCGCGGCGTCGGCCGACGTGCTGCGCGAGCTGGGCCTGTTGCTGGACAAGGGCCTGCTGACGCTGCCGATCGCCCGCGTGTACCCGCTGGCCGAGGTCCGGGACGCCTACCGCGAGCTGGAGCGGCGGCACACGCGCGGCAAGATCGTGCTGCGGCCCTAG
- a CDS encoding TetR/AcrR family transcriptional regulator, giving the protein MTAPPPPWRRPPRRRAAKPVLSQASIVRAALIVLDDEGIDAVTMRRVAQELETGPASLYAHVANKDELAELMLDAVLADILVPQPDPARWDEQVKELVRDQIHAMAAHRGIARIAWDIAVPVTPNSLKQGEGMLALLRAGGLTLKQATFAGDALSLYAKAYAYEASGWTWGEIDQNDAGERGRQMVAYMRSLPAASFPNMLQVGEFFSAETAKERLEFALEAFLAGLKVLAKT; this is encoded by the coding sequence GTGACTGCTCCTCCGCCGCCGTGGCGCAGGCCGCCCCGCCGCCGCGCCGCCAAACCCGTTCTCTCCCAGGCCTCGATCGTGCGCGCGGCCTTGATCGTCTTGGACGACGAAGGGATCGACGCGGTCACCATGCGGCGGGTCGCCCAGGAACTGGAGACCGGGCCCGCGTCGCTCTACGCGCACGTCGCGAACAAGGACGAACTGGCGGAGCTGATGCTCGACGCCGTGCTCGCCGACATCCTGGTCCCGCAACCGGACCCGGCGCGCTGGGACGAGCAGGTCAAGGAACTCGTCCGCGACCAGATCCACGCGATGGCCGCACACCGCGGCATCGCGCGCATCGCGTGGGACATCGCCGTGCCGGTCACGCCCAACTCGCTGAAGCAGGGCGAAGGCATGCTCGCCCTGCTCCGCGCGGGCGGGTTGACCCTCAAGCAGGCGACCTTCGCGGGCGACGCGCTTTCCCTCTACGCCAAGGCATACGCCTACGAGGCGAGCGGCTGGACGTGGGGCGAGATCGATCAGAACGACGCCGGCGAACGCGGCAGGCAGATGGTGGCGTACATGCGGTCGCTGCCCGCCGCGTCGTTCCCCAACATGCTGCAGGTCGGCGAGTTCTTCTCCGCCGAAACGGCGAAGGAACGCCTCGAGTTCGCGCTCGAGGCGTTCCTGGCCGGGCTGAAAGTGCTGGCGAAGACCTAG
- a CDS encoding sulfate adenylyltransferase subunit 1 translates to MSSLLRLATAGSVDDGKSTLVGRLLYDTKSVLADQLDAVTRASVDKGLSTPDLSLLVDGLRSEREQGITIDVAYRYFATPKRSFVLADTPGHVQYTRNTVTGASTAQLAVLLVDARKGVIEQTRRHAAVLALLGVPQLVLAVNKIDLVGYDEATFTVIAEEFASHAESLGYTRGSVLAIPVSALEGDNVATRSERTPWYTGPSLLEHLEEVPVAPDPHDSALRFPVQYVIRPRTPEYLDYRGYAGQIAAGTVRPGDEVVVLPQGIRSRVERIDTADGPLAEAGAGTSVTLLLTDDIDISRGDLIAAADAPPRVTDEITGTLCWLSSKPLKPGARVLVKHGARTVQALVDELHARFDEQTLSSVDSPASLELNDIGRVTLRLSEELGVDDYGVSPRTGAFLVIDPKDGDTLAAGLVGERFS, encoded by the coding sequence ATGAGTTCGCTGCTGCGCCTGGCCACCGCCGGGAGCGTCGACGACGGCAAGTCCACCCTCGTCGGCCGGCTGCTGTACGACACGAAGTCGGTGCTCGCCGACCAGCTCGACGCCGTCACCCGGGCGTCCGTCGACAAGGGACTGTCCACACCGGACCTCTCCCTGCTGGTGGACGGCCTGCGCTCGGAGCGCGAGCAGGGCATCACCATCGACGTCGCCTACCGCTACTTCGCCACGCCGAAGCGGTCGTTCGTGCTGGCCGACACGCCGGGGCACGTGCAGTACACGCGCAACACGGTCACCGGAGCTTCCACCGCACAGCTGGCCGTGCTGCTGGTCGACGCGCGCAAGGGCGTCATCGAGCAGACCCGGCGGCACGCGGCCGTGCTGGCCCTGCTCGGCGTGCCGCAGCTGGTGCTGGCGGTGAACAAGATCGACCTGGTCGGCTACGACGAGGCGACGTTCACGGTGATCGCCGAGGAGTTCGCCTCGCACGCGGAGTCGCTGGGGTACACACGGGGTTCCGTCCTCGCGATCCCGGTGTCGGCGCTGGAAGGCGACAACGTCGCGACGCGGTCGGAGCGGACGCCGTGGTACACCGGGCCCAGCCTGCTGGAGCACCTGGAGGAGGTGCCGGTCGCGCCCGACCCGCACGACTCGGCCCTGCGGTTCCCGGTGCAGTACGTCATCCGGCCGCGCACGCCGGAGTACCTCGACTACCGCGGCTACGCGGGCCAGATCGCCGCTGGCACCGTGCGCCCGGGCGACGAGGTCGTCGTGCTGCCGCAGGGCATCCGCAGCCGCGTCGAGCGGATCGACACCGCGGACGGGCCCCTGGCCGAAGCCGGCGCCGGGACGTCGGTGACGCTGCTGCTCACCGACGACATCGACATCTCCCGCGGCGACCTGATCGCCGCCGCGGACGCGCCGCCGCGGGTGACCGACGAGATCACCGGCACGCTGTGCTGGCTCTCGTCCAAGCCGCTCAAGCCGGGCGCGCGCGTGCTGGTCAAGCACGGCGCCCGCACGGTGCAGGCGCTGGTGGACGAGCTGCACGCGCGGTTCGACGAGCAGACACTGTCCAGTGTGGACTCCCCGGCGTCGCTGGAGCTCAACGACATCGGCCGTGTCACGCTGCGGCTGTCGGAGGAGCTGGGCGTCGACGACTACGGCGTGAGCCCGCGCACCGGCGCGTTCCTGGTGATCGACCCGAAGGACGGCGACACCCTCGCCGCGGGCCTGGTGGGTGAGCGCTTCTCGTGA
- a CDS encoding Insertion element protein, producing the protein MTSSERAAPYYCPYCGDEDLRPEENGGWLCSSCRRVFSVKFLGLSLPEVSR; encoded by the coding sequence GTGACCTCATCCGAGCGAGCAGCGCCGTACTACTGCCCTTATTGCGGCGACGAGGATCTCCGGCCGGAAGAGAACGGCGGCTGGCTGTGTTCCAGTTGTCGCCGGGTTTTCTCGGTCAAGTTCCTCGGACTGTCCCTTCCGGAGGTTTCCCGATGA
- a CDS encoding phosphoadenylyl-sulfate reductase, with amino-acid sequence MTATADYKTLAERASKELADATAEEAIRWTVDTFGDDFIVASNMQDAVLIDLATKVKSDVDVLFLETGYHFPETLGTRDAVQTVYPDVRIVNAQAEQSVAEQDAEYGAKLHDRDPTLCCNLRKVVPLRKTLANYSAWVTGVRRVDAPTRANTPIVTWDDRNGLVKINPIAPWTDDEFNGYIREHGILENPLVSIGYLSIGCAPCTARVEPGQDPRSGRWAGQSKTECGLHG; translated from the coding sequence ATGACCGCCACCGCCGACTACAAGACCCTCGCCGAGCGCGCCTCGAAGGAGCTCGCCGACGCCACCGCGGAAGAAGCGATCCGCTGGACAGTGGACACGTTCGGCGACGACTTCATCGTCGCGTCCAACATGCAGGACGCCGTGCTCATCGACCTCGCCACCAAGGTCAAGTCCGATGTGGACGTTCTGTTCCTCGAGACCGGCTACCACTTCCCCGAGACGCTCGGCACGCGTGACGCCGTCCAGACCGTCTACCCGGACGTTCGCATCGTGAACGCGCAGGCCGAGCAGAGCGTCGCCGAGCAGGACGCCGAGTACGGCGCGAAGCTGCACGACCGTGACCCGACGCTGTGCTGCAACCTGCGCAAGGTGGTGCCGCTGCGCAAGACCCTCGCCAACTACTCCGCGTGGGTCACCGGCGTCCGCCGCGTCGACGCGCCGACCCGCGCGAACACGCCGATCGTCACCTGGGACGACCGCAACGGCCTCGTCAAGATCAACCCGATCGCGCCGTGGACCGACGACGAGTTCAACGGCTATATCCGCGAGCACGGCATCCTCGAGAACCCGCTGGTGTCGATCGGCTACCTCTCGATCGGCTGCGCGCCCTGCACGGCTCGCGTGGAGCCGGGGCAGGACCCGCGCAGCGGCCGGTGGGCGGGCCAGAGCAAGACCGAGTGCGGACTGCACGGCTGA
- the hemW gene encoding radical SAM family heme chaperone HemW, producing the protein MDNSRVSQLRPDPATPIDPALPESALKGLGSRAFGVYVHVPFCATRCGYCDFNTYTAGELDSGSSPQSWLEGLRRELELAARVLVVPPAADTVFVGGGTPSLLGADGLRSVLDAVRDVFGLAPGAEVTTESNPESTSPEFFAGIREAGYTRVSLGMQSAAPHVLKILDRVHTPGRPGKAAAEARTAGFEHVNLDVIYGTPGERADDLRATLDAVLAAGVDHVSAYALIVEEGTALARRVRRGELPAPDDDVLAADYEMIDAMLSSAGLRWYEVSNWAASDAARCRHNLGYWRGDDWWGAGPGAHSHVGGVRWWNVKHPARYAALLASGDSPAGGREVLTDDDQHLERIMLELRVAEGLPLDALDETGLAEARAAAAEGLLDPSALDSRGRAVLTDRGRLLADGVVRRLAG; encoded by the coding sequence GTGGACAATTCTCGCGTGTCCCAGCTGCGTCCCGACCCCGCCACACCGATCGATCCGGCGTTGCCGGAATCCGCGCTGAAGGGGCTGGGCAGCAGAGCGTTCGGGGTGTACGTGCACGTCCCGTTCTGCGCCACGCGCTGCGGGTACTGCGACTTCAACACCTACACCGCGGGGGAGCTCGACAGCGGTTCGTCGCCGCAGTCCTGGCTCGAAGGGCTGCGGCGCGAGCTGGAGCTCGCCGCGCGCGTGCTCGTCGTGCCGCCCGCCGCCGACACCGTGTTCGTCGGGGGCGGCACGCCGTCGCTGCTGGGGGCGGACGGGCTGCGGTCGGTGCTCGACGCCGTCCGCGACGTCTTCGGGCTGGCGCCCGGGGCCGAGGTGACGACGGAGTCGAACCCGGAGTCGACGTCGCCGGAGTTCTTCGCCGGGATCCGCGAAGCGGGCTACACGCGGGTGTCGCTGGGTATGCAGTCGGCCGCGCCGCACGTGCTGAAGATCCTCGACCGGGTGCACACGCCGGGCCGGCCGGGGAAGGCCGCCGCCGAGGCGCGGACGGCGGGGTTCGAGCACGTGAACCTCGACGTGATCTACGGCACGCCGGGCGAGCGGGCCGACGACCTGCGCGCGACGCTCGACGCCGTGCTGGCCGCCGGCGTCGACCACGTCTCGGCGTACGCGCTGATCGTCGAGGAGGGCACGGCGCTGGCCCGCCGCGTGCGCCGCGGCGAGCTGCCCGCGCCCGACGACGACGTGCTGGCCGCGGACTACGAGATGATCGACGCGATGCTGTCCTCGGCGGGACTGCGCTGGTACGAGGTGTCGAACTGGGCGGCGTCCGACGCGGCCCGGTGCCGGCACAACCTCGGCTACTGGCGGGGTGACGACTGGTGGGGCGCCGGACCGGGCGCGCACAGCCACGTCGGCGGGGTGCGCTGGTGGAACGTCAAGCACCCGGCGCGCTACGCCGCCTTGCTGGCCTCCGGTGACTCGCCCGCGGGCGGGCGCGAGGTGCTCACCGACGACGACCAGCACCTCGAGCGGATCATGCTCGAACTGCGTGTCGCCGAAGGGCTGCCGCTGGACGCGCTCGACGAGACCGGCCTGGCCGAAGCACGGGCGGCCGCGGCCGAAGGGCTGCTCGATCCGTCCGCATTGGACTCCCGGGGCCGTGCGGTGCTCACCGACCGCGGCCGGCTGCTGGCCGACGGGGTGGTCCGCCGCCTCGCCGGGTAG
- a CDS encoding siderophore-interacting protein, which produces MAEAPRRSGRPAVRLRVLRTERLTPHMIRIVAGGEGIAQFTPNEFTDAYVKVLFKVPGVEYPEPFDVQECRATMAREHWPRQRSYTVRAFDAQAGELVLDFVHHGDEGIAGPWAASAQPGDELLVLGPGGAYAPGGAADWHLLAGDESALPAIAASLEALPAGVPAQAVILVENAAEEQPLVTKADAQITWLHRASGGDVAAAVRELPWRDGVVQAFVHGEAGFVRELRRYLLDERGVRRELLSISGYWRYGKNDEAWREEKAAERAREK; this is translated from the coding sequence ATGGCTGAAGCACCCCGGCGGTCCGGGCGTCCCGCGGTGCGGCTGCGGGTGCTGCGAACCGAACGGCTGACCCCGCACATGATCCGGATCGTCGCGGGCGGCGAGGGAATCGCGCAGTTCACGCCGAACGAGTTCACCGACGCCTACGTGAAGGTGCTGTTCAAGGTGCCCGGCGTGGAGTACCCGGAGCCGTTCGACGTCCAGGAGTGCCGGGCGACGATGGCGCGCGAGCACTGGCCGCGGCAGCGTTCGTACACGGTCCGTGCGTTCGACGCGCAGGCCGGCGAGCTCGTCCTCGACTTCGTCCACCACGGCGACGAGGGCATCGCCGGTCCGTGGGCGGCGTCGGCCCAGCCGGGCGACGAGCTGCTGGTGCTGGGGCCGGGCGGGGCGTACGCGCCCGGCGGCGCGGCGGACTGGCACCTGCTGGCCGGGGACGAAAGCGCGTTGCCGGCCATCGCGGCGTCGCTCGAAGCGCTGCCCGCGGGTGTCCCGGCGCAGGCGGTGATCCTCGTCGAGAACGCGGCCGAGGAGCAGCCGCTGGTCACGAAGGCGGACGCGCAGATCACCTGGCTGCACCGGGCGTCCGGCGGTGACGTGGCGGCCGCGGTGCGCGAGCTGCCGTGGCGCGACGGCGTCGTCCAGGCGTTCGTCCACGGCGAGGCGGGATTCGTCCGCGAGCTGCGGCGGTACCTGCTCGACGAGCGCGGGGTGCGGCGCGAGCTGCTGTCGATCTCCGGCTACTGGCGGTACGGCAAGAACGACGAAGCCTGGCGCGAAGAGAAGGCGGCCGAGCGGGCGCGGGAGAAGTAA
- a CDS encoding putative leader peptide, with product MRAGLDHIVDAWHADVVTHAGVLLVARRHVDLLRVASALCVPVR from the coding sequence ATGCGGGCAGGCCTGGACCACATTGTGGACGCGTGGCACGCTGACGTCGTGACTCATGCCGGTGTTCTCCTCGTGGCCCGCCGCCACGTCGACCTCCTGCGGGTCGCCAGCGCCCTCTGCGTACCCGTTCGCTGA
- a CDS encoding SgcJ/EcaC family oxidoreductase, translating to MTATAEAEVRGVLGRLTDAWNAGDAAAYGRLFTEDADYVTFFGLNFPGREAIESSHRALFEGSLRGVKLTASPGRAAKVRFVRPDVAVAVVGGGSSLTGAEVGDEGRESTVSFVLVREEGEWLITAFQNTRVSDPRG from the coding sequence ATGACGGCTACTGCCGAGGCTGAGGTGCGTGGAGTGCTGGGCCGGCTCACCGACGCGTGGAACGCCGGGGACGCCGCCGCGTACGGGCGGTTGTTCACCGAAGACGCGGACTACGTGACGTTCTTCGGGCTGAACTTCCCGGGGCGGGAGGCGATCGAGAGTTCGCACCGGGCCTTGTTCGAGGGGTCGTTGCGCGGGGTGAAGCTGACCGCTTCGCCCGGCCGGGCGGCGAAGGTGCGATTCGTCCGGCCGGATGTCGCCGTGGCCGTCGTCGGCGGTGGCTCGTCGCTGACCGGGGCGGAGGTCGGTGACGAGGGTCGGGAGTCGACCGTTTCGTTCGTGCTCGTCCGGGAGGAGGGCGAGTGGCTGATCACGGCGTTCCAGAACACGCGGGTTTCGGATCCGCGCGGGTGA
- a CDS encoding VOC family protein, with protein sequence MQVKGFGAGYLVDDVAATTRFYADVVGLPVTVELDWFASVNAGAPGYEISFVQRGHETVPPAYRAQEAAGLMFGLIVEDARAEAKRLEEAGVELVTPVVDEVYGQRHFYVADPNGVLLDVIELIPVDPDWAAANLPAADVPVS encoded by the coding sequence ATGCAGGTCAAGGGTTTCGGGGCGGGTTATCTGGTCGACGACGTCGCCGCGACCACTCGCTTCTACGCGGACGTCGTCGGCCTGCCGGTCACCGTCGAGCTCGACTGGTTCGCCAGCGTCAACGCCGGCGCGCCGGGCTACGAGATCAGCTTCGTGCAGCGCGGGCACGAGACAGTGCCGCCCGCCTACCGTGCGCAGGAGGCAGCCGGGCTGATGTTCGGGCTGATCGTCGAGGACGCCCGGGCCGAGGCGAAGCGGCTGGAAGAAGCGGGGGTCGAACTGGTCACCCCGGTGGTCGACGAGGTCTACGGGCAGCGGCACTTCTACGTCGCCGACCCGAACGGCGTGCTGCTCGACGTCATCGAGCTGATCCCGGTCGACCCGGACTGGGCGGCGGCCAACCTCCCGGCGGCCGACGTGCCCGTGTCGTAA